A genomic segment from Gossypium hirsutum isolate 1008001.06 chromosome D04, Gossypium_hirsutum_v2.1, whole genome shotgun sequence encodes:
- the LOC107955207 gene encoding LOW QUALITY PROTEIN: cytosolic endo-beta-N-acetylglucosaminidase 1 (The sequence of the model RefSeq protein was modified relative to this genomic sequence to represent the inferred CDS: inserted 1 base in 1 codon), which yields MLRLLLYFLRLFITRRTLLYLHNFFTSILKPITNLIAKIMPNQSDDHNSDPPPPPFDPSKPSIPISYPINSLEDLDSASYFTSFHYPFNKSTVPLHPPIXALPPRPRLLVCHDMQGGYVDDKWIQGGHNSGAYSIWHWYLIDVFVYFSHNLVTLPPPCWTNTAHRHGVKVLGTFITEWDEGAAICKKLLSTKESAHKYAERLAELAVALGFDGWLLNLEVKVDIGQIPNLKEFVGHLTQTIHSSLPGSLVIWYDSVTIDGELSWQNQLNEKNKPFFDISDGIFINYTWKEDYPKLSARVAGDRKFDVYMGIDVFGRGTFGGGQWTTNVALDVIKKDDVSSAVFAPGWVYETKQPPDFQTAQNRWWALVEKSWGIVQNYPKVLPFYSNFDQGRGNHISIDGAQVLSTQWNNISSQSFQVKSEGNSQLGLSLEFSSEMEGKKKLLLASQETNQFSSKFDETIVLHQPTKSDTAPGWVIQESSISMNGYTLTEIRAICYRKQPENSEHKSEARSKTTQDPAEYFAVLGHISISTSIQNTEFPPSTSWIVKGKDVEWGGSQGSKTLSLKISWKLKDGWSSRFPRYNIYVEKLIKQAVRPQGRKLETRALAPPNARNGKTEVSGEYLGESQVEAFYVSDFIIPSAISSLKYIIQPCDSGGASQVLDDAPFFQFNVEGQ from the exons ATGCTTCGCCTCCTACTCTATTTTCTCCGTCTCTTTATAACCCGTAGAACTCTCTTATATCTCCACAATTTCTTCACTTCAATCCTCAAACCCATCACCAATCTCATCGCAAAAATCATGCCCAATCAATCCGATGACCACAACTCCGATCCCCCACCACCACCCTTCGACCCATCAAAGCCCTCCATTCCCATCTCTTACCCCATCAACTCCCTTGAAGACCTTGACTCCGCTTCTTACTTTACTTCTTTTCACTACCCTTTTAATAAATCCACTGTTCCTCTCCATCCCCCAA CAGCTTTGCCTCCAAGGCCCAGGCTTTTGGTTTGCCATGACATGCAAGGTGGCTACGTCGATGATAAGTGGATCCAGGGTGGCCATAATTCCGGCGCTTACTCCATCTGGCACTGGTATTTGATcgatgtttttgtttatttttctcatAATTTGGTCACCCTGCCTCCTCCTTGTTGGACCAATACTGCTCATAGGCATGGAGTTAAG GTATTGGGGACATTTATCACAGAATGGGATGAAGGCGCAGCTATTTGCAAGAAGCTGCTTTCCACAAAAGAGTCTGCTCACAAGTATGCTGAACGCTTGGCCGAGCTCGCTGTTGCTTTAGGCTTTGATGGATGGCTG CTCAATTTGGAGGTTAAAGTGGACATCGGGCAAATTCCTAATCTGAAAGAATTTGTTGGCCATTTAACTCAGACTATTCACTCCTCCCTTCCTGGATCTTTGGTTATATG GTATGACAGTGTGACAATTGATGGAGAACTTAGCTGGCAAAATCAACTGAATGAAAAGAATAAACCTTTCTTTGATATTAGTGATGGAATCTTCATTAACTATACATGGAAG GAGGACTATCCTAAgctttcagcaagagttgctggTGATAGAAAGTTTGATGTCTATATGGGGATAGATGTATTTGGAAGGGGAACATTTGGTGGTGGCCAATGGACT ACGAATGTTGCACTTGATGTGATAAAGAAGGATGATGTCTCATCTGCCGTATTTGCTCCTGGATGGGTTTAtgaaacaaaacaaccccctgATTTTCAGACTGCTCAAAATCG TTGGTGGGCTCTAGTTGAGAAATCATGGGGAATTGTACAAAATTATCCTAAAGTATTACCATTctactcaaattttgatcag GGTCGTGGTAATCATATTTCCATCGATGGAGCACAAGTATTAAGCACTCAATGGAACAACATTTCTTCACAATCCTTTCAG GTAAAATCAGAAGGTAACTCTCAACTGGGTCTTTCTCTTGAATTCTCTTCTGAAATGGAAGGAAAAAAGAAGTTGCTTCTTGCATCCCAGGAAACAAACCAATTCTCTAGCAAATTTGATGAAACGATTGTCCTACATCAACCTACAAAATCAGACACGGCCCCAGGATGGGTTATACAAGAGAGCAGCATTTCAATGAATGGATACACATTAACAGAAATCCGCGCCATATGCTACAGGAAACAACCAGAGAACAGTGAACATAAATCAGAAGCTAGATCAAAAACCACCCAGGATCCAGCAGAATACTTTGCTGTGCTTGGACACATTAGCATATCAACTTCGATACAGAACACAGAATTTCCTCCATCAACTTCCTGGATCGTCAAGGGTAAGGATGTAGAATGGGGAGGTTCTCAAGGTTCAAAAACCCTCAGTCTTAAGATCAGCTGGAAATTGAAAGATGGATGGAGTAGCCGTTTCCCAAGATACAATATCTATGTTGAGAAACTAATAAAACAAGCAGTGAGACCCCAAGGAAGAAAGCTAGAGACCCGTGCTCTAGCACCACCCAATGCTCGGAATGGCAAAACTGAAGTCTCAGGGGAGTACCTTGGAGAATCACAAGTTGAAGCCTTCTATGTATCTGACTTTATCATCCCTTCTGCCATTTCAAGCCTCAAGTATATTATCCAACCATGTGATTCTGGTGGTGCTAGCCAAGTTCTTGATGATGCcccattttttcaatttaatgttGAAGGTCAATGA
- the LOC107955206 gene encoding DEAD-box ATP-dependent RNA helicase 18: MDSNTQNPGSALTDTRFSDLKPPLSEPVLEALSQAGFKFCTPVQAATIPLLCSFKDVAVDAATGSGKTLAFLIPIVEILRRSSSSPPKRHQVMGIIISPTRELSSQIYNVAQPFISTLPNVKSMLLVGGVEVKADVKKIEDEGANLLIGTPGRLYDIMDRMDVLDFRNLEILILDEADRLLDMGFQKQINYIISRLPKLRRTGLFSATQTEAVEELSKAGLRNPVRVEVRAETKSLSNSVSSEQLASSKTPSGLHLEYLECEADKKASQLVDLLVKTKSKKVIVYFMTCACVDYWGVVLPCLNALKGFSLIALHGKMKQTAREKALASFTSLSSGILLCTDVAARGLDIPGVDCIVQYDPPQDPNVFVHRVGRTARLGRQGSAIVFLLPKEEAYIEFLRIRRVPLQERKCIDDVADVVPQIRSAALKDRDVMEKGLRAFVSFIRAYKEHHCSYIFRWKELEIGKLGTGYGLLQLPSMPEVKHHSLSTEGFTPVENINMDDIKFKDKSREKQRKKNLQAKKEREQQESKPEKPKKATNAAASVMRKKTAKQRRAAQTIEDEEELTREYRLLKKLKKGAIDETEFAKLTGTEDLV, translated from the exons ATGGACTCCAACACACAGAATCCAGGCAGCGCGTTAACCGACACGCGCTTCTCCGACCTGAAGCCGCCTCTCTCTGAACCGGTTCTCGAAGCATTATCGCAAGCTGGCTTTAAATTCTGTACTCCTGTCCAAGCCGCCACTATCCCCCTGCTATGCAGTTTCAAGGACGTAGCCGTCGACGCCGCCACCGGCTCTGGAAAAACCCTAGCTTTCCTTATCCCTATTGTAGAGATTCTGCGTCGATCCTCGTCTTCTCCTCCCAAACGTCACCAG GTAATGGGGATAATTATATCACCTACGAGGGAGCTTTCGTCGCAAATATATAATGTAGCACAGCCTTTCATTTCTACCTTGCCCAATGTAAAGTCTATGCTTCTTGTTGGAGGTGTTGAGGTGAAAGCGGATGTGAAGAAAATCGAGGACGAAGGAGCCAATCTACTGATTGGCACGCCTGGTAGACTGTATGACATAATGGACCGGATGGATGTCTTGGATTTTCGTAACCTTGAG ATTTTGATTTTAGATGAGGCTGATAGGCTTCTAGATATGGGATTCCAGAAGCAGATAAACTATATAATATCTCGATTGCCAAAGCTTCGTAGAACTGGTCTTTTTTCAGCTACTCAAACAGAGGCAGTTGAAGAGCTATCTAAAGCGGGATTGAGGAATCCAGTGAGGGTTGAAGTTAGAGCTGAGACGAAGTCACTGAGTAATTCAGTTTCATCTGAGCAATTAGCCTCATCGAAAACACCTTCAGGCCTTCACCTTGAG TATTTGGAATGTGAAGCAGATAAGAAAGCATCACAGCTTGTTGATCTCCTTGTAAAGACCAAATCTAAAAAAGTTATAGT ATATTTCATGACTTGTGCTTGTGTTGATTACTGGGGAGTTGTTCTTCCATGTCTCAATGCTTTGAAGGGATTCTCATTAATTGCTTTACATGGAAAGATGAAGCAG ACTGCCAGGGAGAAAGCATTAGCTTCATTTACCTCTCTTTCAAGTGGCATTCTTCTATGTACTGATGTTGCAGCACGTGGACTTGACATTCCTGGTGTTGATTGTATAGTACAG TATGATCCCCCTCAAGATCCAAATGTATTTGTTCACAGAGTTGGGAGAACTGCTCGTTTGGGTAGACAAGGAAGTGCCATTGTTTTCCTATTACCTAAG GAGGAAGCTTATATAGAATTTTTGCGCATAAGAAGGGTTCCTCTTCAAGAAAGGAAATGCATAGATGATGTTGCTGATGTTGTTCCTCAG ATACGGTCTGCTGCATTGAAAGACCGTGATGTGATGGAGAAAGGGCTTAGAGCATTTGTTTCCTTTATTCGTGCCTACAAGGAGCATCACTGCTCTTATATTTTCAG ATGGAAAGAACTTGAAATTGGAAAGTTAGGTACAGGATATGGTCTATTGCAGCTCCCTTCTATGCCTGAGGTAAAGCACCATTCGCTTTCCACTGAGGGTTTCACTCCAGTTGAGAACATCAATATGGATGATATCAAGTTTAA GGATAAATCTCGTGAGAAACAGaggaaaaaaaatttacaagCAAAGAAAGAACGAGAGCAACAAGAATCAAAACCTGAGAAGCCCAAAAAGGCCACAAACGCTGCCGCCTCTGTCATGAGGAAGAAAACTGCTAAACAGAGACGTGCTGCCCAAACCATTGAAGATGAAGAGGAATTGACCCGGGAATATCGGCTATTGAAGAAACTAAAAAAGGGGGCTATTGATGAAACTGAGTTTGCAAAGTTGACAGGAACTGAAGATTTAGTTTGA